The window AGCAATTCTTGAGAGAATCTCTACAAATTTATTATCTATTCCTATTACCTTTTCTGCCGCACTTTTTGGATTTAGAGAAGTCACTGAAAAATGGTTAATTAATATTTTTCTTATCGCCTTGGCTGTATTTGTCTGTTTTTCATGTGTTATCCAGGGGATATTTATTTCAGAATTATCAGTAATAAAAAAAGAAATTTATTCAAAAATAGATTATTTTTCACGGGGATTGTCTTTCTTACGGGAAAGATTTAATGTTATTTCGAGACCTCTAATTAATAAAATTATTTTTTTACAAATATTAACAATTATTGTAATAGTTGTTTTTATCGGCTTATATTTACTCTTAGCAAACAATTATATAGATTTTTCCCTTGTTTTTTCCTGGTTAAAGCGGGGCACCCCAGTTGATTGATCGCAAGTCATATAAACAGATCTCGCGCAATTTTAAGGGCGAATTATATTATCAAAATTATCTACAGAAAATGACCAGAAAACACATTGTATAATAGATACAGGTAGACAATTGTAATAATAATGTTAGCGATAATTAACGTAGTATCTGTGTAAAAAAACATAGAAAATACCTTTGCTGAAAACAATGCCTCTGTTCTTTTAGGTTGGGCGATTATGCCTGAAGTCTCATCCTGGGATTTTTAATCGGGCGGCGAAGTTCCTTTATAACCTCCTATACCGCTGCAGCCCCAATCTTCCCCCGTCCCGTCCTATCCCGACAAAGTGAAATCCCCCAGGAAGCCAAAGTAATCTCCGCCTTATGATTAATTTCATCAACAGACAACCCCTCGTTTTCGTCCTGGACCTTTAAGCGGATCGCATGAATTTCTTTCGATAATTCAAGAGAATCCTTCAAAGCCGGATCATTAGTAATCCGGGGATCGTTCATATAATCCTGCACCGTCTTCATAAATCCAATACCTCCACAGGACGGTATATCCCGATACCGTCAAAGCCTTCCCGGATATTGACCTTCCTGACCTTTTCCACCGTCCAGGGCCGGGCAATATGTTCAAAGTTCAAACTCACAATAAAGTCTAATCCATTGGCCGCCGTTATCGCAATATGGGCGGCATCCGTTGTATAGGCAGCCGGAACCGCCTTTTCTGCAATATATAATCCCGCAAGCCGCTTAGCATCCTCATTTTCAGGCAGCACAATGACCCCATAATCAATAACCAGCCGCTTCATAGTATCCCTCTTCTCGGAATTGGTCTCTGCTTCAATCTCCTGGACGGCATAGATAGACGTATACGCTTCATATTTTCCAGCCTTGATCTGGTCAAAAATCTGCCGTACCTGGGCTTTAAGCTCCGAATACCCCGGCATATCCGGGGCATAGTAAAAGCTGAACATTGTCGTTTCAAGGTAAATTTTTGCCGTTTCCATCTATAAATAATATATCATACAGACAGAATTTTGTAAAATGTCCACTTTTTCATACGCTAATGATTAGACGTTTTTCACACCGACATACCCCCGTACGCCTTAGGGGAATTCATAATCTCCCGTAAAAGCCGGGAATTCAAAACGCCGTTTTTTCAGTAACCGCCTATGGCAATATTGATCTATGGTGTAGGTTGCAGTTATAAGACAAAACCGGGAAAGGGCATCCTCCCTGTCGTCAACAGAAAGCAGGGCCTTAAAGTCAGCCAAGGGCATTAAGGTATGTAGGTAATCGGGTATAACGGTCTCCCAAGAAGAACCGTGGGTTCTTCTTGAAGCCAAAGTAACCCGCCTAATCGGAGGTGTAAGTAGGGGTTTCCCCTAATTTGTGAAGATTTTTGAGAGATTTTTTGGGTAGGATCAAGTTTCCCCGAAGCGTACAAATTATTTAATAAACAGTTTACCACTGGTTTACATTTAGTTTACCTTTTCCCCTTATGCTGAAATATAAGGAGATTCAAACATGGAAAAGCAAGAGGACAACCGAAAAGGTAAAATCTTCTCAACTTTGACCAAATGTGTAATTATTACGCATGAGGATTGTTAACAATTGGACAAGAGGCATTAAAAGCCATCTGTTTTATTGTGTTTTTTAAGTAAAATAACTTGGCATGGTTTTTGTTATATGTTTATATGGTGGTCGTTGACCATTGCTAATTTTTCTTTCTAGGAGTTTTTATGAACAAGACAACGCGAGTTTTCATGTTTGCCTTTATCAGCCTGCTTTGTGCCGGCTCATTATGGGCTCAAGACTGGTCGCATGGCCGAGGGCGTATACCTGCCGGACATGGAAGGCTCGTAATGAGTGATCCGGTAATCGTTAATGGCAATTTACAGCTTATTGAGGGGCGCATTGCTATAGTTTCCGACGGTAAAACTTATTATGCAAATGGCCCAATCCAAAGACTTATCGGATTTGTAGATGGATTACAGGAAGGCGCCGCAGTCAGACTGGAAGGTCCCGCAACAGCAATACCCTTTAATACCAATGCGCAATTTTTATGGGTAACCAAACTTACATTTAATGGGAAAACCTACGATTTTCCAACTACTGCGGAGGGCTATTGGCTATAATATAAAGTGATGTTTGGTGTTATCGTAATGGTAACACCAAACATCCACGACAAAATAATCTGATTTAACGGTATTGATAAAGGAGTCTATCAAAAATGAAAAATACTAATTTAATCAAAATCATCTTTGATACAATTATGCTTATTCTATTGATAATGGTTTATTGCGCTTCCGCAACAGGGTTAATATACCATGAAATAACCGGCTTAATAATTTTTTTACTATTTTTTATTCATCTTTTTTATAACCGGAAATGGGTTATACAAGTAGGAAAACGAATTTTTGATAAATCTTTTAATCGAAAACAGAAATTTATGTATGTACTTAATACATTATTACTTATACTATTTATTACAGCAGGAATAAGCGGGATTATGATGTCAAAAATAGTGTTCAAACTTGAAGGCCGTATAGGAAATATGTTTATCCTGCGATATGTACATGTCTTTTCTGCCGTATTATCAGTAATATTGATTGGCATACATATTGGCATACATTGGAAAATGATAATTCATACAATAAAAACACGTATCGATATACCAGCTATTATCAGTAAAATATGTGTTATAATAACGATTCTTGCCATATTCGGAATTAGCACCTATGGGATTATAACATCAATGACCGTTCAAGAAAACAGAGAACATGGCCCTACTATTCAGAGTATTTCCGTTTTAAGTATCTTTGAAGATGTTTTTAATATTAAAAAAATAAAGGAGGATTGGAATAGACATGAATTATTTTTAAAAAGGATGGCAGAAAGCGCATTGGAAGGAAATAATAACGACTCTACAATCCGTGATTTTGACGGTGAAGGCCGAGGCGGTCCTGAAACACACGAAGGACCAAAATTTCAACCATATTATGTAATGATCATGGGAATGGAATATTTATCCATCCTACTATTGGTTTCTCTGGTAGTATTTTTAATTGAAAGAAATATTAGTAGAAGGAATAAACACTTATCAAAAGAATAAGTATCCAGGATAAAAATGCACATACATGGAATAATAATTGGAATAATAGCATTCGTGATGATAGGAATATTTCATCCTATTATTATATATGGCGAATATCATTTTGGGACAAAGATATGGCCATTATTTTTCATAATGGGAGTTTTTTTATGTATCATTTCATTATTTGTAGATCAAATAATGATAAGTGCAACAATGGGGATAACCGCTTTCTGTTGTTTTTGGAGTATTCACGAATTATTCCAACAACGAAAACGAGTTGAACGGGGATGGTTCCCTAGCAAAGCCGCTCATCATGAAAAGCCGATACGATCAGACCCTTTGCTGCGTACAGAACAACCGGAGGAAAAAGAATGACGATTAAACGGCGTTTATTTATATCGAATATCATTTTGTTGGTGGTAATAGCAGCGGGGTTTATGCTATTTGGAAGTGTTATTCGATATATCGTAAGAGAGACACTGCGTAACAACAGCCCCAATTTATTTACTGTACTGAATACTGAAAATGACTTTGAAAAAATGATGACGATTGATTCATCCTTTCTCCGGTCTTTCAGCATTGCATTTCTTGCTTTGGCGGCTTTTATAGTTATTACTAATATCATCATAACCCGCCGCATGATACGGAACATTATTATGCCCCTGAATATTCTTTCCATCGGCGCAGCCCAAATCAGGGATAGCAACCTTTCTTTCCGTATTGAATATACTAAAGATGATGAATTCCGTCTATGCTGTACTACTTTTAATGATATGGCCGCTAGGCTTGAAACCATGATTCGAGCCCGGGAAAAAGATGAAAACGCCCGCCGAGAGCTCATAGCCGGAATGTCACATGACCTCAGAACTCCACTGACATCCATTAAGGCGTATCTTGAGGGGCTTGAAAAAGGAGTTGCCGATACCCCTGAGAAACAAAAAAAATACATGGATACTATTAGGTCAAAAACCAATGATCTGGAAAAAATAATCAATCAGTTGTTTTTATTCTCAAAACTAGACTTGAAAAAATTCCCTATGAACATACAGACAATTACTACAGAAAATATCATCCAGGGATTATATGATGATTATGCGGAAGAGTACCAGCATAAGGGTTTAGCGATAATTACCGGCACAGTTACCAATGAAATAGTTACCGCTGATATATCATGGATTCGTACTGTTTTTGTTAACATCCTAGAAAACAGCGCAAAATATAAAACAAAATCTACCGGAACTATTGTAATCAGCAGTAATCACATTAACAGGCCTTCGGGGAGAATGGCGGAAATACACCTGCTTGATGATGGGCCGGGCGTTCCGCCAGAAACATTGGATCGCTTATTTGATGTTTTTTATCAGGTAGATTCATCAAGAAGCAAGCGGGGAAAACAGGGAAGCGGCCTTGGGCTTGCCATATCCGCACGATTACTCAGGCATATGGGAGGTACAATCCGCGCCGAACTAGGATCGGCAGGAGGCCTTAATATAGTAATTTCCTTACCGCTTGCTGCGGGTAAATAGGAGCGATAAATTATGGAAATACTTATTATTGAAGATGATCCAGCAATCGCCGAAATTGAGCGGGATTTTCTTGAAATGAACGGATTCACCGTTACGATTGCAGCGAATGGCAATAAAGGTATGGACCTTGCCTTAACCGGAAAATTCGCTCTGGTGCTTTTAGACCTTATGCTACCTGGAAAAGACGGGTATGAAATATGCCGTAATATCCGAACAAAAATTGACATACCAATTTTGATAGTTTCCGCTAAAGGTGAAGATCTGGATAAAGTCCGTGGTTTAGGCCTCGGTGCCGATGATTACATTACCAAACCCTTTTCGCCAACTGAATTGGCGGCTAGGGTTAAGTCCCACATTGCCCAATATGAACGACTGAAAAACAGAACAGCAGATACGAAAAATGACGCAGATATCATCATCAGAGAATTCCGAATTATACCAAAAACACGCCGGGTATTTGCTGCAGATAAAGAAATATATCTTAAAAACAAAGAATATGAG is drawn from Leadbettera azotonutricia ZAS-9 and contains these coding sequences:
- a CDS encoding DUF4405 domain-containing protein, encoding MKNTNLIKIIFDTIMLILLIMVYCASATGLIYHEITGLIIFLLFFIHLFYNRKWVIQVGKRIFDKSFNRKQKFMYVLNTLLLILFITAGISGIMMSKIVFKLEGRIGNMFILRYVHVFSAVLSVILIGIHIGIHWKMIIHTIKTRIDIPAIISKICVIITILAIFGISTYGIITSMTVQENREHGPTIQSISVLSIFEDVFNIKKIKEDWNRHELFLKRMAESALEGNNNDSTIRDFDGEGRGGPETHEGPKFQPYYVMIMGMEYLSILLLVSLVVFLIERNISRRNKHLSKE
- a CDS encoding DUF4491 family protein encodes the protein MHIHGIIIGIIAFVMIGIFHPIIIYGEYHFGTKIWPLFFIMGVFLCIISLFVDQIMISATMGITAFCCFWSIHELFQQRKRVERGWFPSKAAHHEKPIRSDPLLRTEQPEEKE
- a CDS encoding sensor histidine kinase, with protein sequence MTIKRRLFISNIILLVVIAAGFMLFGSVIRYIVRETLRNNSPNLFTVLNTENDFEKMMTIDSSFLRSFSIAFLALAAFIVITNIIITRRMIRNIIMPLNILSIGAAQIRDSNLSFRIEYTKDDEFRLCCTTFNDMAARLETMIRAREKDENARRELIAGMSHDLRTPLTSIKAYLEGLEKGVADTPEKQKKYMDTIRSKTNDLEKIINQLFLFSKLDLKKFPMNIQTITTENIIQGLYDDYAEEYQHKGLAIITGTVTNEIVTADISWIRTVFVNILENSAKYKTKSTGTIVISSNHINRPSGRMAEIHLLDDGPGVPPETLDRLFDVFYQVDSSRSKRGKQGSGLGLAISARLLRHMGGTIRAELGSAGGLNIVISLPLAAGK
- a CDS encoding response regulator transcription factor; translated protein: MEILIIEDDPAIAEIERDFLEMNGFTVTIAANGNKGMDLALTGKFALVLLDLMLPGKDGYEICRNIRTKIDIPILIVSAKGEDLDKVRGLGLGADDYITKPFSPTELAARVKSHIAQYERLKNRTADTKNDADIIIREFRIIPKTRRVFAADKEIYLKNKEYELFYFLASNPEIIFSKDHLYETIWGEDTYGDIKTVAVHINRIREKIEKDPAIPEHIQTVWGAGYRFVP